Proteins co-encoded in one Nothobranchius furzeri strain GRZ-AD chromosome 4, NfurGRZ-RIMD1, whole genome shotgun sequence genomic window:
- the LOC139069647 gene encoding E3 SUMO-protein ligase ZBED1-like, which yields MLHAASAVDPRFKALPFLGEEEREHTFSRLQAEAVGGMEEEASNQDEVDEMEEEEENNPPAPNPKQSSALESLLGEAYIPREERGHAKKTLAEVAEDEIKRYRARRPAGLQDNPLVWWRENEKEYPLLARMAKRYLCVPGTSVASERVFSTAGDIITAKRSCLTPGCVNQLLFLQKNLTIPK from the exons ATGCTGCATGCCGCCTCAGCTGTTGATCCACGCTTCAAAGCCCTGCCATTTCTGGGTGAGGAGGAGCGAGAGCACACCTTCTCCAGGCTCCAGGCTGAGGCAGTGGGTGGGATGGAGGAAGAAGCATCTAAT CAAGATGAAGTTGATGaaatggaggaagaggaggaaaacaACCCCCCTGCACCTAACCCCAAGCAATCCAGTGCTTTGGAGTCTCTCCTTGGGGAAGCCTACATACCAAGAGAGGAGAGGGGACATGCAAAGAAAACTCTTGCAGAGGTGGCAGAAGATGAGATCAAGAGGTACAGGGCGAGGAGACCTGCAGGACTGCAGGACAATCCTCTGGTCTGGTGGAGAGAGAATGAAAAAGAGTATCCTCTTTTGGCTCGCATGGCTAAGCGATATCTCTGTGTCCCTGGGACCAGTGTCGCATCTGAGAGGGTTTTTTCAACTGCAGGTGATATAATCACTGCAAAAAGAAGCTGTCTCACCCCTGGTTGTGTGAATCAGCTACTTTTCCTGCAGAAGAATCTTACCATTCCCAAGTGA